The genomic stretch TGGTGCAGGTCGTCATACACCACCGTGCCTTTGCCCACGCCCAGGCTTTCGATCATGCTCACGGCGCTGGCCTCGTGGCACATGTTCGAGCAGTCCGGGAAGTTGTTGGTGCCGTAGGCGCGGACGAACAGCTGGTACAGGAACGCCGCCTCGTTGCTGGCCCGTCCCGAGGTGTAGAACTCGGCCTCGTGGGGCGACTTCAGGCCCTTGAGGTGGCGGGCGATCAGGGCGAAGGCTTCCTCCCAGGTGGTCTCCACGTAGCGGTCGATCCGTGCGTCGTAGCGCATCGGGTGGGTCAGCCGGCCCTGGTATTCGAGCCAGTAGTCGCTCTGCTCGGCCAGGGTCGAGACCGTGTACTTGTTGAAGAACGCCGGGTCCACCAGGCGCCCGGTGGCTTCCCAGTTCACGGCCTTGGCGCCGTTCTCGCAGAACTTCAGCAGGCCGGCGCCGGGCGCTTCGCCCCACGCGCAGCCAGGGCAGTCGAAGCCGCCGTTCTGGTTGGTCTTGAGCATGGCGCGGATGTTCTTCAGGGCGTTTTCACTGCCCAGCCAGTTCCTGGTGAGGCTGATCACCGCCCCCCATCCCGCAGCGGCGCCCTTGTAGGGTTTGTATCGGTCGACTTGTGACATGGGACTTCTCCATGACGGTGCACACAGGCTAGAACCTGATCTCGGTTGAACGGCGACGACTGTCTTTGAACTAAAACGCCGTCGTTTCATTTGCCGGGCCAAGGATAGGAACGGGCGCAAAACATTGTCTAATCGCTATTAACGACCACATTATCGAAACCATCTATCACGCCAAAAAACCCTTTGCTCATAGTGAGTTGCAGAACTAACGAAACGTAAGCACGACAAAAAAAGTTCATCATCGACAGCATCAATCAGCCGTTCATTAAGAGTGATTGGACGTGTTTTAAAGTTGCCCATAACCTGCGCCGACTCCCGCCGTTTTCCGCGGCGTCATCCAAGCGAGGCTGTCATGTCAGAGCGCGTCTTGATCGATGGTTTCAACCGCCGCGTCGACTACCTGCGTCTGTCGGTCACCGACCGCTGCGACTTCCGCTGCGTGTATTGCATGGCCGAGGACATGCAGTTCCTGCCGCGCCAACGGGTACTGACCCTGGAGGAAATCTTTCAGGTGGCGCAAAGCTTCGTGACGCTGGGCACCCGCAAGATCCGCCTCACCGGCGGCGAACCGTTGATCCGTCCCGGCGCGGTCAAATTGTGCGAGCAGATCGCCGCCCTGCCCGGCCTGCGCGAGCTGTGCCTGACCACCAACGGTTCGCAGCTGGGCAAGCTCGCCGCGCCGCTGTTCGACGCCGGGGTCAAGCGCCTGAACGTCAGCCTCGACAGCCTCGACGCGGACCGCTTCAAGCAGCTGACCCGCACCGGCGACCTGGCCCAGGTGATCAATGGCATCGACGCCGCGCGCAAGGCCGGATTCACCCGCACTAAACTCAACTGCGTGGTGATGCAGGGCCGCAACGACCATGAGATCAACGATCTGGTGCGTTTCGCCATCGACCGGGAACTGGACATTTCCTTCATCGAGGAAATGCCCCTGGGCGCCATCAGCGAACACAGCCGCGCCGAGTCGTTCTTCTCCAGCAGCCAGGTGCGCGAGCGGATCGCCGAACGCTACACCCTGATCGATTCGGCCGAGTCCACCCAGGGCCCGTCGCGCTACTGGCGCCTGGCCGAGGCGCCGCAGATCCGGCTGGGGTTCATCTCGCCCCACAGCCACAACTTCTGCGGCACCTGCAACCGGGTGCGGATGACAGTGGAAGGCCGCCTGCTGCTGTGCCTGGGCAACGAACATTCGGTGGACCTGAAGGCGGTGCTGCGGGCCCACCCGGGGCAACCGGAACGGCTGGAGAAGGCGATCATCGAAGCGATGAGGCTCAAGCCCTACCGCCACAATTTCGAAGTGAACGACGACGTCCAGGTCGTACGCTTCATGAACATGACCGGCGGCTGACCCGCCACCCCTTCAAGGCAGACGTGCATGATCATCCGACCCAAGGTCAACCAGTTCGCCATCCTCTTCACCCTCAAGGGATCGATCGCCAAGCGCATCGCGATGCGCGCACTGATGGTCACGCTGCTGGCGTCGGCCATCGTGCTGGTGGAAATCCTGCACCCGAGCAACTTCACCAAGGTCAACGCCACGCCGTTCACCTTGCTCGGGCTGTCGCTGTCGATCTTCATGAACTTTCGCAACAACGCCTGCTACGACCGCTGGTACGAGGCGCGCAAGGCCTGGGGCGAGGTGATCGTGCACATCCGCTCGGTGATCCGCGAGACCCACGTCATCCGCGAGTCCGCCGAGCGCCGCTCGCTGTTGCGCAACCTCTGCGGCTTCGCCCATGCGCTCAATGCGCGGCTGCGCCGCGAAGACGAAGCGGCGGCCAGCGCCGAGTGGGTCACGCCCAAACCCGATGCGCAGGTACCGGACTACAGCGGGCGGATCCTGCAGCAGATCGGCCAGCAGTGCTCGGACCTGCACCAGACCGGCGAACTGAGCGAGTGGCGCTACATGCTGCTGGCCAACCATTTGACCAGCCTCACCCAGGCCCAGGCGGTGTGCGAGCGGATCAAGAACACCCCGCTGCCCTTCCCCTACACCTTGCTGCTGCACCGCACGATCTACCTGTTCTGCATCCTGCTGCCGTTTGCCATGGCCGAACCGCTGGGCTGGCTGACGCCGCTGTTCACCGCCATCGTCAGCTACACCTTCTTCGGCCTGGACGCCATCGCCGACGAACTGGAAGACCCCTTCGGCCGCGACGAGAACGACCTGCCGACCGATGCGCTGGTGCGCAACATCGAGCGCGACATCCTCTCGGAACTCGGCGCTGCGCAGCTGCCGCCGGCGCTCAAGCCGGTGGACTATGTCCTGAGCTGATCGCCTCGTTCCTGCCTTGCGGTGCCCTCACTGACGTCATCGCCGGCAAGCCGGCTCCCACAGGGAATGGCGGTGCCTGCGGATTCTGTGCTCACCGCAAAAACCTGTGGGAGCCGGCTTGCCGGCGATGGCGCCGGTCAAGGCGCCGCGGAAGGTTCAGCACTCAACCCGGCCAGGTTTCAGAACAGTTCGCTGAAGGGAATGAAGCGCAGCGGGTCGCCCGCGCGGTGGGTCGTGTGTTCGGGGATTTCCGCCAGGCCGTCGGCCCAGGTCGCGCCCAGCAGCACGCCGGAGCTCTGGTTCGGGTACAGCACCGCCCGTCCCGCCTCCAGCCGCACCCGCAGGTATTCGCGGCGGCCGCCGGGCTTGGGCCAGTCGAAGCCGGCGGCCACCGAGACGCTCAGCGGCATCACCGCTTCCACACCCTGGATGCGCAGCAGATAAGGCCGCGCCAGCAAGCCGAACGTCACCAGCGCCGAGGTCGGATTGCCCGGCAGGCCGATCACCGGCACCGCGCCGAAGCGGCCCACCGTCAGCGGCTTGCCGGGCTTGATCGCCAACTTCCACAGCAGCGGTTTGCCGTCGTCGCGCAGCACCTGGCCGAGGCAATCGGCATCCCCCGCCGACACGCCGCCGGTGGTGAGGATCAGGTCCGCGGCCACCTGCAACTGCTCCAGCTTGAGCCGGGTCTGCGCCGGACGGTCCGGCAGGATGCCGGCGTCGATCACCTCGCAGCCCAGTTCACCCAACCAGTGACTGAGCAACGTGCGGTTGCTGTTGTAGATGCTGCCGGGGCGCAACGGCTGGCCGGGCTCGACCAGTTCATCGCCGGTGGACAGCAACGCCACCCGCGGGCGGCGCACCACCGGCAGGTGCGTCATGCCTTGCCCGGCCGCCACGCCCAGCTCGAACGGCCCCAGACGCTTGCCGGCGCGCAGCAGCACATCGCCGGCGCGGTTTTCCTGGCCTTGGGGGCGGATGTTCTGGCCGGCCTTCAGCGGTTGCAGAAAACGCACCCGGCCGTCCTCCAACACGTCGGTGTTTTCCTGCATCTCCACGCAGTCGGCCCCCGGCGGCACCGGCGCGCCGGTGAAGATCCGCGCGCAGGTGCCGGGCAGCAGCGCATCCGGCGCCAGTCCGGCATAGACCCGCTGGGACACGGCCAGCGGCTGGCGGTGCAGGTCGGCCAGGTTCAAGGCATAACCGTCCATGGCGCTGTTCGGCCACGGCGGCAGGTCCAGGGTCGCCACCAGGTCGCTGGCCAGCACCCGCCCCCGGGCTGCGTCGAGCGGCACCGGTTCGCTGTCCGGCAGCCGTTGCCCGTCGGCCATCGCCAGCAATTGGTCGAGGGCTTCCTCGACCGGCATCAATGGCGTGCGGCTCATCCGCGCGGCCCGCAGGCTTGCACCGGTTTGAGGTGGGGGACGAAATTGCACGGGCGGTGACGGTTGTCCAACTGCTCGGCCAGGATGCCTTCCCACGCGGTGCGGCAGGCACCGGTCGAGCCCGGCAGGCAGCACACCAGGGTGCCGTTGGACAGCCCGGCCAACGCACGGCTCTGCACGGTGGAGGTGCCGATGTCGAGAATCGAGATGGCGCGGAACAGCTCGCCGAAGCCGTCGATCTGTTTGTCCAGCAGACAGGCCACCGCCTCGGGCGTGCTGTCGCGGCCGGTGAACCCGGTGCCGCCGGTGATCAGCACCACCTGGATGCCGTCGTCGGCGATCCAGTTCGCCACCTGGGCGCGGATCTTGTACAGGTCATCCTTGAGCAGGTTGCGCTCGCTGAGGGTGTGGCCGGCCTCCAGCAGGCGGCTGACCAGCAACTGGCCGGACGTGTCGCTGGCGTAGTCGCGGGTATCGCTGACCGTCAGCACGGCAATATTCAGGGGAACGAACAGGGCATCCGATTTGGCACTCACGGGAATTCTCCGGCAGTTATCGATTCAACTGGGCCAGAGCCTAAGTGCCACTTATGAGAAGTGTCTAATCACTCTAACCAACCGCTCTATCGACCGGCTCTATCGGGCGTTTTCGGCCTGCTCCGCCCCTCGTCCGGCCCCCTGGAACCGGGCCCGATAGAGACCGTCGATAGCCCGTTAAAAACCTCCGATTGGACGCGCCGCGCGACGGATGGGATCGTGACGCCCTGCGCTGCCCGTGCGCGCTGCGCATCTGCGTCAATACTCATACCCACTTTCCCATCTTGCAGGTGCCGTCATGGACATCAAACAACTCAAGTTCCTGATCGCGCTGGACGAGACCCGCCACTTCGGCCAGGCCGCCGCCCGCTGCCACATCACCCAGCCGACCCTGTCGATGCGCCTGCGCAACCTGGAGGACGAACTGGACCTGGTGCTGGTCAATCGCGGCCAGCGCTTCGAAGGCTTCACCCAGGCCGGCGAACGGGTGTTGGCCTGGGCCCGCACGCTGCTGGCCGCCCACGACGGGCTGTTCGCCGAGGCCGCCGCATGCCGGGGGCAACTGGTGGGCAGCCTGCGCCTGGGCCTGGTGCCGCTGAGCAACTTCAATCCGGTCAATTACATCCAGGGCCTGTCGGGGACGTTCCCGGAGCTGAAGTACAGCCTGTCGTCGATGAGCTCGGACGAGATCATCGAGAACCTGGGCAACAACCAGCTGGACCTGGGGGTGTGCTACCTGGACCACGTCAACCCGAACTATTTCGAGTTCTTCGAGATCGGCGAGACCCGCGTCGGCCTGCTCTACGACACCCGTCACTTCCACTTCGACGGCCCGGAGATGAGCTGGGAAGACGCCGCCGAACTGCCGCTGGGGATGATCACCACCGGCATGCACTACCGCAAGTCCATCGACCTGAGCTTCCGCAGCCGCGGGCTCAACCCGCAGCCGATCATGGAAAGCGACTCGACCTATCAGTTGCTGCAGGCGATCCACCAGGGCTTCTGCTGCTCGATCATGCCGCTGGACAGCGGGCTGGAAGAGCCCATCGAACACCTGGCCTTCATCAACCTGCCGGACGCCAGCGTGTTGGCCCCGCTGGGGCTGGTGATGCGCAAGACCGAGCCGCGCTCGGCCATCGCCGAGAAGTGCTTCGCCGAGGCGCGCAAGATGTTCGGGATTCAAACGCCCGGGGTTTGAGTGCCCGCTCAAACCCTGGGTTGAACCGGCGTCCGTCATCGCGAGCAGGCTCGCTCCCACAGGGGATCACATGCTCACTGCAGGAGCGAGCCTGCTCGCGATTTGGCCGCATCGGCCGGCATCGACCTCAGCACCCGAAACCCTTCGCAAGTGACCGCCCTCAGGCTTTGCATGTGTTGATCGACCAATCCAATCACCGCATCGGAACAAGCGATTGGACGCACTTTGAGGACCTCCGTAGCCTGATCCCCATTCAGCGCTGCGAGGCCTTTTCCGATGGTGTGCCCGATTGAACCGACCGCAAACGACAGCGCCACCGACGCCCCGGCGCCGGTGGCCTACCGCGAATACCTCCCCGATGCCCCGTTGTCCCACGCCGCCCTGGCGGCGGAAATCGCCCTGGCCATCACCTACAACGGCCTGAACCAGGCGGTGATGATGGTCTCGCCGGGCGACATCGAGGACTTCATCCGCGGCTTCAGCCTGAGCAACGCGATCATCGACAGCCCCGACGAAATCTACGACATCCGCCTGAGCCGTTTCGACCAGGCCTGCCAGGCCGACGTGCAGATCTCCAGCCGCGCGTTCTGGGCGCTCAAAGATCACCGTCGGCAGATGGCCGGCACCAGCGGCTGCGGCCTGTGCGGCGTCGAGGCGCTGGAGCAGGCGTTGCCGCAGCTGGAGATCCTGCCGCCGGCCCCGCTGCCGCCGGCGGCGCACCTGGCCGGCATCCGCCAGCGCATCGAACAGGCCCAGCCCATGGCCCGCAGCAGCGGCGCCCTGCACGCGGCGCTGTACTTCGGCGCCGACGGCGAGCCGTTGCTGTGCCGCGAAGACATCGGCCGCCACAACGCCCTCGACAAGCTGATCGGCGCGATGCGCTTCGCCGGCCTCGACCCTCGCCAGGGTTTCGTCGCGGTCACCAGCCGTTGCAGCCTGGAGCTGATCCACAAGGCCGTGCGCGCCCGCCTCGGCACGCTGGTCAGCCTCTCGGCCCCCACCGCGCTGACCGTGCGCTGGGCGCGTCGGCACCGGCTCAACCTGATCCACATCCCCCACCGCAGCGCCCCGAGAATCTACAGCCCGATCCAGGAGCAACCCGAATGAGCGACACCCTCACCCACCTCGACGACCAGGGCCGGGCCAACATGGTCGATGTCAGCGACAAGGCACCGACCCGCCGCGAAGCCACCGCCCAGGCCTGGGTGCACATGCGTCCCGAGACCCTGCGGATGATCCAGGCCAACGGCCACCCCAAGGGCGACGTGTTCGCCGTGGCGCGGATCGCCGGGATCCAGGCGGCCAAGCGCACCCACGAGCTGATCCCGCTGTGCCATGCGCTGCTGCTCAGTTCCATTCACGTCGAGCTCAAGGCCTGCGAGCCGGACCGGGTGCAGGTCATCGCCACCTGCCGCCTCACCGGCCAGACCGGCGTCGAGCTCGAAGCGCTGACCGCCGCCAGCGTCGCCGCCCTGACGATCTACGACATGTGCAAGGCGGTGGACCGGGCGATGGTCATCGGTGACATCCGCCTTTTGAGCAAACAGGGCGGCCGCTCCGGCCACTTTCAATGGGAGAACCCGCAATGATCCTGATCAACTACTTCGCCAGCTACCGCGACCGCCTCAACCTGGGCGGCGAAAAGATCCCCGCCACCGACGCCTTGGCCTGCGTCGAGGACGTGCGGCAAATGCTCATGGCCCGCGGCGAGGCGTGGCGTGAGGTGCTCGGCGCCGGCAACCTGATGTGCGCGGTGAACCAGGAGCTGTGCCAGACCGACCAGGCGATCGAGGACTTCGACGAGATCGCGTTCTTTCCGCCGGTCACGGGGGGTTGAGGCATGGGGGTTCGAGTCCAGCGAAAAAGCTTCGATGCCGGCCAGTTGATCGCCGACCTGCACGCCAGGAATCCCCGGGTGGGCGCGGTGGTGAACTTCATCGGCTACGTGCGTGACCTGAACATCGGCCAGCCAGTGAGCGAGCTGTTCCTGGAGCACTATCCGGGCATG from Pseudomonas ekonensis encodes the following:
- the moaA gene encoding GTP 3',8-cyclase MoaA yields the protein MSERVLIDGFNRRVDYLRLSVTDRCDFRCVYCMAEDMQFLPRQRVLTLEEIFQVAQSFVTLGTRKIRLTGGEPLIRPGAVKLCEQIAALPGLRELCLTTNGSQLGKLAAPLFDAGVKRLNVSLDSLDADRFKQLTRTGDLAQVINGIDAARKAGFTRTKLNCVVMQGRNDHEINDLVRFAIDRELDISFIEEMPLGAISEHSRAESFFSSSQVRERIAERYTLIDSAESTQGPSRYWRLAEAPQIRLGFISPHSHNFCGTCNRVRMTVEGRLLLCLGNEHSVDLKAVLRAHPGQPERLEKAIIEAMRLKPYRHNFEVNDDVQVVRFMNMTGG
- a CDS encoding bestrophin family protein, yielding MIIRPKVNQFAILFTLKGSIAKRIAMRALMVTLLASAIVLVEILHPSNFTKVNATPFTLLGLSLSIFMNFRNNACYDRWYEARKAWGEVIVHIRSVIRETHVIRESAERRSLLRNLCGFAHALNARLRREDEAAASAEWVTPKPDAQVPDYSGRILQQIGQQCSDLHQTGELSEWRYMLLANHLTSLTQAQAVCERIKNTPLPFPYTLLLHRTIYLFCILLPFAMAEPLGWLTPLFTAIVSYTFFGLDAIADELEDPFGRDENDLPTDALVRNIERDILSELGAAQLPPALKPVDYVLS
- a CDS encoding molybdopterin molybdotransferase MoeA — protein: MSRTPLMPVEEALDQLLAMADGQRLPDSEPVPLDAARGRVLASDLVATLDLPPWPNSAMDGYALNLADLHRQPLAVSQRVYAGLAPDALLPGTCARIFTGAPVPPGADCVEMQENTDVLEDGRVRFLQPLKAGQNIRPQGQENRAGDVLLRAGKRLGPFELGVAAGQGMTHLPVVRRPRVALLSTGDELVEPGQPLRPGSIYNSNRTLLSHWLGELGCEVIDAGILPDRPAQTRLKLEQLQVAADLILTTGGVSAGDADCLGQVLRDDGKPLLWKLAIKPGKPLTVGRFGAVPVIGLPGNPTSALVTFGLLARPYLLRIQGVEAVMPLSVSVAAGFDWPKPGGRREYLRVRLEAGRAVLYPNQSSGVLLGATWADGLAEIPEHTTHRAGDPLRFIPFSELF
- the moaB gene encoding molybdenum cofactor biosynthesis protein B; translated protein: MSAKSDALFVPLNIAVLTVSDTRDYASDTSGQLLVSRLLEAGHTLSERNLLKDDLYKIRAQVANWIADDGIQVVLITGGTGFTGRDSTPEAVACLLDKQIDGFGELFRAISILDIGTSTVQSRALAGLSNGTLVCCLPGSTGACRTAWEGILAEQLDNRHRPCNFVPHLKPVQACGPRG
- a CDS encoding LysR family transcriptional regulator produces the protein MDIKQLKFLIALDETRHFGQAAARCHITQPTLSMRLRNLEDELDLVLVNRGQRFEGFTQAGERVLAWARTLLAAHDGLFAEAAACRGQLVGSLRLGLVPLSNFNPVNYIQGLSGTFPELKYSLSSMSSDEIIENLGNNQLDLGVCYLDHVNPNYFEFFEIGETRVGLLYDTRHFHFDGPEMSWEDAAELPLGMITTGMHYRKSIDLSFRSRGLNPQPIMESDSTYQLLQAIHQGFCCSIMPLDSGLEEPIEHLAFINLPDASVLAPLGLVMRKTEPRSAIAEKCFAEARKMFGIQTPGV
- the fdhD gene encoding formate dehydrogenase accessory sulfurtransferase FdhD encodes the protein MVCPIEPTANDSATDAPAPVAYREYLPDAPLSHAALAAEIALAITYNGLNQAVMMVSPGDIEDFIRGFSLSNAIIDSPDEIYDIRLSRFDQACQADVQISSRAFWALKDHRRQMAGTSGCGLCGVEALEQALPQLEILPPAPLPPAAHLAGIRQRIEQAQPMARSSGALHAALYFGADGEPLLCREDIGRHNALDKLIGAMRFAGLDPRQGFVAVTSRCSLELIHKAVRARLGTLVSLSAPTALTVRWARRHRLNLIHIPHRSAPRIYSPIQEQPE
- the moaC gene encoding cyclic pyranopterin monophosphate synthase MoaC; the protein is MSDTLTHLDDQGRANMVDVSDKAPTRREATAQAWVHMRPETLRMIQANGHPKGDVFAVARIAGIQAAKRTHELIPLCHALLLSSIHVELKACEPDRVQVIATCRLTGQTGVELEALTAASVAALTIYDMCKAVDRAMVIGDIRLLSKQGGRSGHFQWENPQ
- a CDS encoding MoaD/ThiS family protein, with product MILINYFASYRDRLNLGGEKIPATDALACVEDVRQMLMARGEAWREVLGAGNLMCAVNQELCQTDQAIEDFDEIAFFPPVTGG